Proteins co-encoded in one Oncorhynchus keta strain PuntledgeMale-10-30-2019 chromosome 36, Oket_V2, whole genome shotgun sequence genomic window:
- the LOC118369645 gene encoding cGMP-dependent protein kinase 2-like isoform X2, with protein sequence MVASQQLAMGNGSIKAPRPEDSFLASSLKVCDTEPLRLRIAHLEEELAQRDQDLKSQELQLQSLQRELEAKVSQIEKLQDAIGYNSLGRSPLIPNCHRLLSVINQGPTRFHRVAVEVHRRLKAKEGVSAEPTSGHFCGGFRVHHVSIERARVRKDSSTKKLINDAIMNNDFLKKLDPQHMREMVDCMYERIYTEGQLVIQEGEPGNFLYVLADGLLEVMQNGKLLGEMHPRTAFGELAILYNCKRTATVKAVSQAHIWALDRQTFQSIMMKSTQATQEEYFSFLRSVSLLRDLPEEKLAKIVDCLEIDYFDKGEYIIREGEEGNTFFIIAKGEVCVTQTTEGCTEPQEIKTLGVGDYFGEKALISEDVRSANIISTENDTQCLVVDRDNFNQMVGTYEELQAYLKEYVEELSRCDERRNALPLSPLIDSSPEAQEVCRLRERIAVIPTHDPFQDLEVIATLGMGGFGRVELVKLRDEDTTFALKCIKKKHIVDTRQQEHIYSEKNILQQTNSHFIVRLFRTFRDDKYVYMLLEACLGGELWSVLRDMSSFEEQTARFCIACVLEAFDYLHARGIIYRDLKPENLLLDAEGYVKMADFGFAKRIGLGKKTWTFCGTPEYVAPEVIMNKGHDFGADCWSLGILIFELLTGRLNPVDRLGNKKNGIIDIKKHKWFQGFNWEGLRRQKLISPLKRELKGPMDHSHFDIFPPELEETPDELSGWDKDF encoded by the exons ATGGTGGCCAGCCAACAGCTGGCCATGGGCAACGGTTCAATCAAAGCCCCACGGCCAGAGGACAGCTTCCTGGCCTCCAGCCTCAAGGTGTGTGACACGGAGCCCTTGAGGCTCAGGATAGCCCACCTGGAAGAAGAGCTGGCCCAGAGGGACCAGGATTTAAAATCCCAGGAGCTGCAGCTGCAGAGCCTGCAGAGAGAGCTGGAGGCTAAAGTCTCCCAGATAGAAAAGCTTCAGGATGCCATCGGCTACAACAGCCTAGGCCGCTCCCCTCTGATTCCCAACTGCCACCGCCTGCTCAGTGTCATCAACCAGGGTCCCACCCGCTTCCACAGGGTGGCTGTGGAGGTCCACCGTAGGCTCAAGGCCAAGGAGGGCGTGTCGGCCGAGCCCACCTCAGGGCACTTCTGCGGGGGTTTCAGAGTCCACCATGTGTCCATAGAGAGGGCACGTGTTCGCAAGGACTCCAG CACCAAGAAGCTGATCAATGATGCCATCATGAACAATGACTTCCTGAAGAAGTTGGATCCGCAGCACatgagggagatggtggactgcaTGTATGAGAGGATCTACACTGAGGGCCAACTGGTCATCCAGGAGGGAGAACCAGGGAACTTCCTCTATGTGCTGGCAG ATGGCCTGCTAGAGGTCATGCAGAACGGCAAATTGCTCGGAGAGATGCATCCCAGGACCGCCTTTGGAGAGTTGGCTATATTGTACAACTGTAAGAGAACTGCAACAGTGAAAG CTGTATCCCAGGCTCATATCTGGGCTCTGGACCGGCAGACCTTCCAGAGTATTATGATGAAATCTACACAGGCTACGCAAGAAGAGTACTTCAGCTTCCTACGCAG TGTATCTCTGCTGAGAGACCTGCCAGAAGAGAAGCTTGCCAAAATCGTTGACTGTCTGGAAATT GACTATTTTGATAAAGGAGAGTATATCATTCGGGAGGGCGAGGAAgggaacactttcttcattataGCTAAAGGAGAG GTGTGTGTCACCCAGACCACAGAGGGCTGTACTGAGCCACAGGAGATAAAGACTCTGGGTGTGGGCGACTACTTTGGAGAAAAAGCACTCATAAG TGAGGATGTGCGTTCAGCAAACATCATCTCCACTGAGAATGACACACAGTGCTTGGTGGTGGACAGAGA CAACTTCAACCAGATGGTGGGCACTTATGAGGAACTGCAGGCATACCTGAAGGAATACGTTGAAGAGCTCTCCCGATGCGACGAGAGAAGAAATGCACT GCCCCTTTCCCCCCTTATCGACTCGTCCCCAGAGGCCCAGGAGGTGTGTCGGCTCAGGGAGAGGATCGCCGTCATCCCTACGCATGACCCCTTCCAGGACTTGGAGGTCATAGCAACACTGGGCATGGGCGGCTTCGGCCGAGTGGAGCTG GTGAAACTGAGAGATGAAGATACCACATTTGCCCTGAAGTGTATTAAAAAGAAGCACATTGTGGACACAAGACAACAGGAGCACATCTACTCTGAGAAGAACATCCTTCAGCAGACCAACTCACACTTCATAGTCAG GCTGTTTCGGACATTCCGAGATGACAAATATGTGTACATGCTACTGGAGGCCTGCCTGGGTGGGGAGCTGTGGAGTGTACTACGGGACAT GAGTTCCTTTGAGGAGCAGACAGCCCGCTTCTGCATTGCCTGTGTCCTGGAAGCCTTTGACTACCTCCACGCCAGAGGAATCATCTACAGAGACCTGAAACCTGAGAACCTACTACTGGATGCAGAAGGCTATGTCAAAATG GCAGACTTTGGTTTTGCTAAGAGGATAGGCCTGGGGAAGAAGACATGGACGTTCTGTGGGACCCCAGAGTATGTGGCTCCAGAGGTCATCATGAACAAGGGCCATGACTTTGGAGCTGACTGTTGGTCTCTGGGGATCCTCATCTTTGAGCTACTGACTGGCAG GCTTAACCCTGTGGACAGGCTTGGTAATAAGAAGAACGGCATCATCGACATTAAGAAACACAA GTGGTTCCAGGGCTTtaactgggaggggctgagacGCCAGAAGCTCATATCGCCACTGAAGAGAGAG CTGAAGGGGCCGATGGACCACAGCCACTTTGACATCTTTCCCCCAGAGCTGGAGGAGACACCAGACGAGCTGTCAGGCTGGGACAAGGACTTCTGA
- the LOC118369645 gene encoding cGMP-dependent protein kinase 2-like isoform X1 → MVASQQLAMGNGSIKAPRPEDSFLASSLKVCDTEPLRLRIAHLEEELAQRDQDLKSQELQLQSLQRELEAKVSQIEKLQDAIGYNSLGRSPLIPNCHRLLSVINQGPTRFHRVAVEVHRRLKAKEGVSAEPTSGHFCGGFRVHHVSIERARVRKDSSTKKLINDAIMNNDFLKKLDPQHMREMVDCMYERIYTEGQLVIQEGEPGNFLYVLADGLLEVMQNGKLLGEMHPRTAFGELAILYNCKRTATVKAVSQAHIWALDRQTFQSIMMKSTQATQEEYFSFLRSVSLLRDLPEEKLAKIVDCLEIDYFDKGEYIIREGEEGNTFFIIAKGEVCVTQTTEGCTEPQEIKTLGVGDYFGEKALISEDVRSANIISTENDTQCLVVDRDNFNQMVGTYEELQAYLKEYVEELSRCDERRNALPLSPLIDSSPEAQEVCRLRERIAVIPTHDPFQDLEVIATLGMGGFGRVELVKLRDEDTTFALKCIKKKHIVDTRQQEHIYSEKNILQQTNSHFIVRLFRTFRDDKYVYMLLEACLGGELWSVLRDMSSFEEQTARFCIACVLEAFDYLHARGIIYRDLKPENLLLDAEGYVKMADFGFAKRIGLGKKTWTFCGTPEYVAPEVIMNKGHDFGADCWSLGILIFELLTGSPPFSGTDPIKIYTMVLHGIEKVDFPKRISKRPDDLIRRLCKLNPVDRLGNKKNGIIDIKKHKWFQGFNWEGLRRQKLISPLKRELKGPMDHSHFDIFPPELEETPDELSGWDKDF, encoded by the exons ATGGTGGCCAGCCAACAGCTGGCCATGGGCAACGGTTCAATCAAAGCCCCACGGCCAGAGGACAGCTTCCTGGCCTCCAGCCTCAAGGTGTGTGACACGGAGCCCTTGAGGCTCAGGATAGCCCACCTGGAAGAAGAGCTGGCCCAGAGGGACCAGGATTTAAAATCCCAGGAGCTGCAGCTGCAGAGCCTGCAGAGAGAGCTGGAGGCTAAAGTCTCCCAGATAGAAAAGCTTCAGGATGCCATCGGCTACAACAGCCTAGGCCGCTCCCCTCTGATTCCCAACTGCCACCGCCTGCTCAGTGTCATCAACCAGGGTCCCACCCGCTTCCACAGGGTGGCTGTGGAGGTCCACCGTAGGCTCAAGGCCAAGGAGGGCGTGTCGGCCGAGCCCACCTCAGGGCACTTCTGCGGGGGTTTCAGAGTCCACCATGTGTCCATAGAGAGGGCACGTGTTCGCAAGGACTCCAG CACCAAGAAGCTGATCAATGATGCCATCATGAACAATGACTTCCTGAAGAAGTTGGATCCGCAGCACatgagggagatggtggactgcaTGTATGAGAGGATCTACACTGAGGGCCAACTGGTCATCCAGGAGGGAGAACCAGGGAACTTCCTCTATGTGCTGGCAG ATGGCCTGCTAGAGGTCATGCAGAACGGCAAATTGCTCGGAGAGATGCATCCCAGGACCGCCTTTGGAGAGTTGGCTATATTGTACAACTGTAAGAGAACTGCAACAGTGAAAG CTGTATCCCAGGCTCATATCTGGGCTCTGGACCGGCAGACCTTCCAGAGTATTATGATGAAATCTACACAGGCTACGCAAGAAGAGTACTTCAGCTTCCTACGCAG TGTATCTCTGCTGAGAGACCTGCCAGAAGAGAAGCTTGCCAAAATCGTTGACTGTCTGGAAATT GACTATTTTGATAAAGGAGAGTATATCATTCGGGAGGGCGAGGAAgggaacactttcttcattataGCTAAAGGAGAG GTGTGTGTCACCCAGACCACAGAGGGCTGTACTGAGCCACAGGAGATAAAGACTCTGGGTGTGGGCGACTACTTTGGAGAAAAAGCACTCATAAG TGAGGATGTGCGTTCAGCAAACATCATCTCCACTGAGAATGACACACAGTGCTTGGTGGTGGACAGAGA CAACTTCAACCAGATGGTGGGCACTTATGAGGAACTGCAGGCATACCTGAAGGAATACGTTGAAGAGCTCTCCCGATGCGACGAGAGAAGAAATGCACT GCCCCTTTCCCCCCTTATCGACTCGTCCCCAGAGGCCCAGGAGGTGTGTCGGCTCAGGGAGAGGATCGCCGTCATCCCTACGCATGACCCCTTCCAGGACTTGGAGGTCATAGCAACACTGGGCATGGGCGGCTTCGGCCGAGTGGAGCTG GTGAAACTGAGAGATGAAGATACCACATTTGCCCTGAAGTGTATTAAAAAGAAGCACATTGTGGACACAAGACAACAGGAGCACATCTACTCTGAGAAGAACATCCTTCAGCAGACCAACTCACACTTCATAGTCAG GCTGTTTCGGACATTCCGAGATGACAAATATGTGTACATGCTACTGGAGGCCTGCCTGGGTGGGGAGCTGTGGAGTGTACTACGGGACAT GAGTTCCTTTGAGGAGCAGACAGCCCGCTTCTGCATTGCCTGTGTCCTGGAAGCCTTTGACTACCTCCACGCCAGAGGAATCATCTACAGAGACCTGAAACCTGAGAACCTACTACTGGATGCAGAAGGCTATGTCAAAATG GCAGACTTTGGTTTTGCTAAGAGGATAGGCCTGGGGAAGAAGACATGGACGTTCTGTGGGACCCCAGAGTATGTGGCTCCAGAGGTCATCATGAACAAGGGCCATGACTTTGGAGCTGACTGTTGGTCTCTGGGGATCCTCATCTTTGAGCTACTGACTGGCAG TCCACCCTTTTCCGGAACTGACCCCATTAAGATCTACACCATGGTCCTCCATGGGATTGAAAAGGTTGACTTCCCCAAGAGGATCAGCAAGCGCCCCGATGACCTTATCAGGAGACTCTGCAA GCTTAACCCTGTGGACAGGCTTGGTAATAAGAAGAACGGCATCATCGACATTAAGAAACACAA GTGGTTCCAGGGCTTtaactgggaggggctgagacGCCAGAAGCTCATATCGCCACTGAAGAGAGAG CTGAAGGGGCCGATGGACCACAGCCACTTTGACATCTTTCCCCCAGAGCTGGAGGAGACACCAGACGAGCTGTCAGGCTGGGACAAGGACTTCTGA